A section of the Passer domesticus isolate bPasDom1 chromosome 17, bPasDom1.hap1, whole genome shotgun sequence genome encodes:
- the RFLNA gene encoding refilin-A isoform X1 yields MLALPRAAPGSGRLVAAVGTQEGPPGLPSPSLPPRRAALEDFLPPRPPRCPPDMVGHLQLQGMDESLKEKSREGLLDSPDSGLPPSPSPPFYSLSPGEGRAGGSGGADPPAPAHRREAKDGRVMPYLLLNPSMPEIRPRMYPVFFGESIEVNPEPVQEIRCNSEVKYDSEKHYRDDIFYGPIPTVTTYSETIIAAPNCTWRNYKSQLIFEPRQKPVRFQSTTIIFPKRAKNIYRTTLNYSLGCAKRWFASSVQLELCEETNPCVMYGETL; encoded by the exons ATGCTGGCGCTGCCCCGCGCAGCACCGGGCTCCGGCAGGCTGGTAGCGGCGGTCGGGACGCAGGAGGGGCCCCCCGGgctcccttccccttccctccctccgcGGCGGGCGGCGCTGGAGGATTTTCTCCCGCCGCGGCCCCCTCGCTGTCCCCCAGACATGGTAGGTCACCTCCAGCTGCAAGGGATGGACGAGAGCCTGAAGGAGAAGAGCCGGGAAGGCTTGCTGGACAGCCCGGACTCGGggctgccccccagccccagcccccccttCTACTCCCTGTCGCCCGGTGAGGGCCGAGCAgggggcagcggcggcgcggaccccccggccccggcccaCCGGCGAGAGGCCAAGGACGGCAGAGTG ATGCCTTATCTGCTCCTGAACCCGTCCATGCCAGAGATAAGGCCTCGAATGTACCCCGTGTTTTTTGGAGAAAGCATTGAGGTCAACCCTGAGCCCGTGCAGGAAATCAG GTGCAATTCCGAGGTGAAGTACGACTCGGAGAAGCACTATCGGGATGACATCTTCTACGGCCCCATCCCCACGGTCACCACCTACAGCGAGACCATCATCGCCGCTCCCAACTGCACCTGGCGCAACTACAAGTCCCAGCTGATCTTCGAGCCCCGCCAGAAGCCGGTGAGGTTTCAGAGCACGACCATCATTTTCCCTAAGCGTGCCAAGAACATTTACCGGACCACCCTCAACTACAGCTTGGGTTGTGCCAAGCGCTGGTTCGCTTCCAGCGTGCAGCTGGAACTCTGTGAGGAAACCAACCCGTGCGTCATGTACGGCGAGACCCTCTGA
- the RFLNA gene encoding refilin-A isoform X2, which yields MPYLLLNPSMPEIRPRMYPVFFGESIEVNPEPVQEIRCNSEVKYDSEKHYRDDIFYGPIPTVTTYSETIIAAPNCTWRNYKSQLIFEPRQKPVRFQSTTIIFPKRAKNIYRTTLNYSLGCAKRWFASSVQLELCEETNPCVMYGETL from the exons ATGCCTTATCTGCTCCTGAACCCGTCCATGCCAGAGATAAGGCCTCGAATGTACCCCGTGTTTTTTGGAGAAAGCATTGAGGTCAACCCTGAGCCCGTGCAGGAAATCAG GTGCAATTCCGAGGTGAAGTACGACTCGGAGAAGCACTATCGGGATGACATCTTCTACGGCCCCATCCCCACGGTCACCACCTACAGCGAGACCATCATCGCCGCTCCCAACTGCACCTGGCGCAACTACAAGTCCCAGCTGATCTTCGAGCCCCGCCAGAAGCCGGTGAGGTTTCAGAGCACGACCATCATTTTCCCTAAGCGTGCCAAGAACATTTACCGGACCACCCTCAACTACAGCTTGGGTTGTGCCAAGCGCTGGTTCGCTTCCAGCGTGCAGCTGGAACTCTGTGAGGAAACCAACCCGTGCGTCATGTACGGCGAGACCCTCTGA